The sequence TCTCAAACTTTGCAGTAATGAGGCTCGCAGGCTTTGCCAAGGGCGAATGCGTCCGAATCCGGCTTTGCATTGCAAGATAAGGCACTTGCTGCGGCTGCTAAACTTGACGCTTGGGTGGTTTCGTGGTGAAGGTCACGCCTTACTCCCCATGATTTTCCGGAATACAAGAACAGATGACTAGCGAACGTTATAATCCGCGCGATGCCGAGCCCCGCTGGCAGGAAAAATGGAACGAAGAGAAGGTCTTCGTGACAGACAATGCCGATCCGCGTGAGAAATATTACGTCCTAGAGATGTTTCCCTATCCGTCGGGCCGCATCCATATGGGCCATGTGCGTAACTACGCCATGGGCGATGTCGTTGCCCGCTACAAGCGTGCCCGCGGCTATAACGTGCTGCATCCGATGGGCTGGGACGCCTTCGGCATGCCGGCGGAAAACGCCGCACGCGACAATAAAGTGCACCCGAAGGAATGGACCTACCAGAACATCGCCTCCATGCGCACACAGCTGAAGGCCATGGGGCTGTCGCTCGACTGGAGCCGCGAGTTCGCGACCTGCGACGTCGATTATTATCACCGCCAGCAGATGCTCTTCATCGACATGATGGAGAAGGGCCTGGTTTACCGCAAGAAGTCCAAGGTCAACTGGGACCCGGTTGACAATACCGTTCTCGCCAACGAGCAGGTCATCGACGGCCGCGGCTGGCGCTCGGGCGCGCTGGTCGAGCAGCGCGAGCTGACGCAGTGGTTCTTCAAGATCACCGAGTTCAGCCAGGAACTGCTGGATGCTCTGGATACGCTGGACCATTGGCCGGAAAAAGTACGGTTGATGCAGAAGAACTGGATCGGCCGCTCCGAGGGCCTGACGGTTCGCTGGGAAATCGTTGCCGAAACCGCTCCCAACAGCGATCGCGAGATCACCGTTTACACGACCCGTCCGGATACGCTGTTCGGCGCCTCCTTCCTGGCGATCTCGGCCGACCATCCGCTCGCCAAGGAAGCGGCTGCCAAGGATCCGGCCATCGAGGCCTTCTGTGAGGAATGCCGCCGTGCCGGCACCTCGCTGGCAGCACTCGAAACGGCCGAGAAGAAGGGCATGGACACCGGCATCCGCGTCCACCATCCCTTCGACCCGTCCTGGGAGCTGCCCGTCTATATCGCCAATTTCGTGCTGATGGATTATGGCACGGGCGCTATCTTCGGCTGCCCGTCCGGCGACCAGCGCGACCTGGATTTCGCCCGCAAGTACGGCCTGCCGGTCGTTCCCGTCGTCATGCCCGCCGATGGCGATGCTGCAGGCTTTACCGTCAGCGACGTCGCCTATGACGGCGATGGCGTGATGATCAATTCGCGCTTCCTTGACGGCATGAGCACCGACGAAGCCTTCCAGACGGTGGCGACGAAGCTCTCTGAGACGAGCCTCGGCAACACGCCACAGGCGGAGCGCAAGGTGAATTTCCGCCTGCGCGACTGGGGCATCTCCCGCCAGCGTTACTGGGGCTGCCCGATCCCGGTCATCCATTGCGATGACTGCGGTGTGCTGCCGGTGCCGAAGAAGGATCTGCCGGTCAAGCTGCCCGACGACGTGACT comes from Rhizobium tropici CIAT 899 and encodes:
- the leuS gene encoding leucine--tRNA ligase, which translates into the protein MTSERYNPRDAEPRWQEKWNEEKVFVTDNADPREKYYVLEMFPYPSGRIHMGHVRNYAMGDVVARYKRARGYNVLHPMGWDAFGMPAENAARDNKVHPKEWTYQNIASMRTQLKAMGLSLDWSREFATCDVDYYHRQQMLFIDMMEKGLVYRKKSKVNWDPVDNTVLANEQVIDGRGWRSGALVEQRELTQWFFKITEFSQELLDALDTLDHWPEKVRLMQKNWIGRSEGLTVRWEIVAETAPNSDREITVYTTRPDTLFGASFLAISADHPLAKEAAAKDPAIEAFCEECRRAGTSLAALETAEKKGMDTGIRVHHPFDPSWELPVYIANFVLMDYGTGAIFGCPSGDQRDLDFARKYGLPVVPVVMPADGDAAGFTVSDVAYDGDGVMINSRFLDGMSTDEAFQTVATKLSETSLGNTPQAERKVNFRLRDWGISRQRYWGCPIPVIHCDDCGVLPVPKKDLPVKLPDDVTFDQPGNPLDRHASWRHVACPQCGKDARRETDTMDTFVDSSWYYARFTAPWENQPTDPKAANHWLPVDQYIGGIEHAILHLLYSRFFTRAMRETGHLDVKEPFKGLFTQGMVVHETYSRGSGLTREWVSPADIRIEEVDGQRRATLLSSGEDIAIGSIEKMSKSKKNVVDPDDIIASYGADTARFFVLSDSPPDRDVIWSEAGVEGAHRFTQRMWRLVSEAADVLKAVEPAPAKEGEALAISQIAHRTLKAVQGDYDKLAFNKAVARIYEFVNALAAPLGKVAAGQADSAYRAAVREAVEILVALVAPITPHLAEECSAALGNVNMVATSPWPVYDEALVIENEIVYPVQINGKKRAELTIARDADQNAVQQAVLALGAVTSALNGQAPKKIIVVPQRIVNIVV